One window of the Streptomyces sp. ITFR-21 genome contains the following:
- the prfB gene encoding peptide chain release factor 2 codes for MAIVDVSEELKSLSSTMGSIEAVLDLDRMRADIAALEEQAAVPSLWDDPESAQKITSRLSHLQAELRKVEALRGRIDDLSVLFELAESEADADAQAEAEAELESVRKALDEMEVRTLLSGEYDAREALVNIRAEAGGVDAADFAEQLQRMYLRWAERHGYATEVYETSYAEEAGIKSTTFVVKAPYAYGTLSVEQGTHRLVRISPFDNQGRRQTSFAGVEVLPVVEQSDHVEIDESELRIDVYRASGPGGQGVNTTDSAVRITHLPTGIVVSCQNERSQIQNKASAMNVLQAKLLERRRQEEQALMDSLGKSDGGNSWGNQMRSYVLHPYQMVKDLRTDHEVGNPHGVLDGDIDGFIEAGIRWRKSHDKAAV; via the coding sequence GTGGCGATCGTCGATGTGTCCGAAGAGCTGAAGTCCCTGTCCTCGACCATGGGGTCGATCGAGGCCGTCCTCGACCTCGACCGGATGCGGGCCGACATCGCCGCGCTGGAGGAGCAGGCCGCCGTCCCGTCGCTGTGGGACGACCCGGAGAGCGCGCAGAAGATCACCAGCCGGCTCTCGCACCTCCAGGCCGAGCTGCGCAAGGTCGAGGCCCTGCGCGGCCGGATCGACGACCTGTCCGTCCTCTTCGAGCTCGCCGAGAGCGAAGCCGACGCCGACGCCCAGGCCGAGGCCGAGGCCGAGCTGGAGTCGGTGCGCAAGGCGCTGGACGAGATGGAGGTCCGCACCCTGCTGTCCGGCGAGTACGACGCCCGCGAGGCGCTGGTCAACATCCGCGCCGAGGCCGGCGGCGTCGACGCCGCCGACTTCGCCGAGCAGCTCCAGCGGATGTACCTGCGCTGGGCCGAGCGCCACGGCTACGCGACAGAGGTCTACGAGACCTCGTACGCGGAAGAGGCCGGCATCAAGTCCACCACCTTCGTGGTCAAGGCCCCCTACGCCTACGGCACCCTCTCCGTCGAACAGGGCACCCACCGCCTGGTGCGCATCTCCCCCTTCGACAACCAGGGCCGCCGCCAGACGTCCTTCGCCGGTGTCGAGGTCCTGCCGGTGGTGGAGCAGTCCGACCACGTCGAGATCGACGAGTCCGAACTCCGTATCGACGTGTACCGCGCCTCCGGCCCCGGCGGCCAGGGCGTCAACACCACCGACTCCGCGGTCCGCATCACCCACCTGCCCACCGGCATCGTCGTCTCCTGTCAGAACGAGCGCTCGCAGATCCAGAACAAGGCGAGCGCGATGAACGTCCTGCAGGCCAAGCTGCTCGAACGCCGCCGCCAGGAGGAGCAGGCCCTGATGGACTCCCTCGGCAAGAGCGACGGCGGCAACTCCTGGGGCAACCAGATGCGTTCGTACGTCCTGCACCCGTACCAGATGGTCAAGGACCTGCGCACCGACCACGAGGTCGGTAACCCGCACGGCGTCCTCGACGGCGACATCGACGGTTTCATCGAAGCGGGCATCCGCTGGCGCAAGTCCCACGATAAGGCCGCCGTCTGA